In Streptomyces sp. TS71-3, the following proteins share a genomic window:
- a CDS encoding extracellular solute-binding protein has product METSPSRRTLLGLAAGVSVSAALAACGTSGPGKGGGGGNGATYWYLGTQPQEGVRTSALQAFNKAHPKEQIKGTTFQNDAYKTKIKTAIGAGQAPTIIWGWGGGTLRTYVEAGQVEDLTSWFDEHSAVKKRLFPSSFGAATVNGKIYAMPCETVQPIVLYYNKKVFDQVGVEPPQSWDDIMALVPKFNAKGIAPFSLGGQSRWTNMMWLEFLFDRIGGPEVFQAIFDGEKNAWSNPAAITALTKVQELVKAHGFIKGFSSITADSNADQALLYTGKAAMMLQGAWSYGIQKSDGGDFVSSGGLGFMSFPPVEGGKGDPSDTVGNPGQYLSISSKATAEQKKVAKDFFATGVLADDEVKGWVDTGGVPIRLGTEKLLAASDDADFLQFTYDVASKAKSFGQSWDQALSPAAAETLLDNIAKLFQMSVSPRQFAANLNAVTGK; this is encoded by the coding sequence ATGGAGACCTCCCCCTCTCGACGTACCCTCCTCGGCCTGGCCGCCGGCGTGTCGGTCTCCGCGGCGCTCGCGGCCTGCGGCACGTCCGGTCCCGGCAAGGGCGGCGGTGGCGGCAACGGAGCCACGTACTGGTACCTGGGCACCCAGCCCCAAGAAGGCGTCAGGACCAGTGCGTTGCAGGCGTTCAACAAGGCCCACCCCAAGGAGCAGATCAAAGGCACCACCTTCCAGAACGACGCGTACAAGACGAAGATCAAGACCGCCATCGGCGCAGGGCAGGCGCCCACCATCATCTGGGGCTGGGGCGGCGGGACGCTGCGCACCTACGTGGAGGCAGGCCAGGTCGAGGACCTCACCTCGTGGTTCGACGAGCACTCCGCCGTCAAGAAGCGGCTGTTCCCGTCCTCGTTCGGTGCGGCGACGGTCAACGGCAAGATCTACGCGATGCCGTGCGAGACGGTGCAGCCGATCGTCCTCTACTACAACAAGAAGGTCTTCGACCAGGTCGGCGTGGAACCGCCTCAGTCCTGGGACGACATCATGGCGCTGGTGCCCAAGTTCAACGCGAAGGGCATAGCGCCGTTCTCCCTGGGCGGCCAGTCCCGCTGGACGAACATGATGTGGCTGGAGTTCCTGTTCGACCGCATCGGTGGTCCCGAGGTGTTCCAGGCCATCTTCGACGGCGAGAAGAACGCCTGGTCCAACCCGGCCGCCATCACCGCGCTGACCAAGGTGCAGGAACTGGTCAAGGCCCACGGGTTCATCAAGGGCTTCTCCTCGATCACCGCGGACTCCAACGCCGACCAGGCGCTGCTGTACACCGGCAAGGCCGCGATGATGCTGCAGGGTGCCTGGTCGTACGGCATCCAGAAGTCCGACGGCGGGGACTTCGTCTCCAGCGGCGGGCTGGGTTTCATGAGCTTCCCGCCCGTCGAGGGCGGCAAGGGCGATCCGAGCGACACCGTCGGCAACCCCGGCCAGTACCTGTCCATCTCCTCCAAGGCCACTGCCGAGCAGAAGAAGGTCGCCAAGGACTTCTTCGCCACCGGCGTCCTCGCGGACGACGAGGTGAAGGGGTGGGTCGACACCGGAGGGGTCCCGATCCGGCTGGGCACGGAGAAGCTGCTGGCCGCCTCCGACGACGCGGATTTCCTGCAGTTCACCTACGACGTCGCCAGCAAGGCCAAGTCGTTCGGCCAGTCCTGGGACCAAGCGCTCAGTCCGGCGGCTGCCGAGACGCTGCTGGACAACATCGCCAAGCTGTTCCAGATGTCCGTCTCGCCGCGGCAGTTCGCGGCCAACCTCAACGCGGTCACCGGCAAATGA
- a CDS encoding MAB_1171c family putative transporter, translating to MSDLPDTPYDVAYLGIGSVAWAVAGLKLRAWRRDPSQGLLVVALTIAAPATAFVVASPVLYRLIDRTAHRGNLATLVVYLGITGFSAAAVLLARMWTPPKERANSQVWDGAGPDTWRQVRWSLAVFAVLVPAMIVLFLTGGADSPETPLTFDTTFAAIPEIALFLVIYQVLFGFALIDISRVCLGHASRLPLGWLRRGIRLIAVGGFVACGYVACKLVAIGTAFAGVTGTEWLSTALGPAFAALGAVLITTGFAGPAVAAWTRRRSDYQALRPLWDLVYRADRRLAMEAPPSAWNERLAFRDLEWRTARRGLEIRDGQLTLRPWVDPAVVAAAARVAARAGLDASDRAALTVAAALRFAVEALNAGIPPRPREGQAPLPGLDAEPAGERAHLVRVAHYLHAPLTGEALAVATTAG from the coding sequence ATGTCTGACCTGCCTGACACGCCATACGACGTGGCCTACCTCGGGATCGGCTCGGTGGCCTGGGCCGTGGCAGGACTGAAGCTCCGAGCCTGGCGCCGGGACCCGTCCCAGGGACTGCTCGTCGTCGCCCTGACGATCGCCGCGCCCGCGACCGCCTTCGTGGTGGCCTCCCCGGTGCTGTACCGGCTGATCGACCGGACCGCGCACCGCGGCAACCTGGCGACGCTGGTGGTCTACCTGGGCATCACGGGGTTCTCCGCCGCCGCCGTGCTGCTGGCACGCATGTGGACACCGCCGAAGGAGCGCGCCAACTCGCAGGTGTGGGACGGGGCGGGCCCGGACACCTGGCGCCAGGTGCGGTGGTCGCTCGCGGTGTTCGCCGTCCTGGTCCCCGCGATGATCGTCCTGTTCCTGACGGGCGGAGCGGACAGCCCGGAGACACCCCTCACCTTCGACACCACCTTCGCGGCGATTCCCGAGATCGCGCTGTTCCTGGTCATCTATCAGGTGCTGTTCGGCTTCGCGCTGATCGACATCAGCCGGGTGTGCCTCGGCCACGCATCGCGGCTGCCGCTCGGGTGGCTGCGCCGGGGCATCCGGCTGATCGCCGTCGGTGGATTCGTCGCCTGCGGCTACGTCGCGTGCAAGCTCGTCGCGATCGGCACGGCCTTCGCCGGGGTCACCGGGACGGAGTGGCTGAGCACGGCCCTCGGGCCCGCGTTCGCCGCGCTCGGAGCCGTGCTCATCACCACCGGCTTCGCCGGGCCCGCCGTCGCAGCCTGGACGCGCCGGCGCAGCGACTACCAGGCCCTGCGCCCGCTCTGGGACCTGGTGTACCGGGCCGACCGGCGCCTGGCGATGGAGGCGCCCCCGTCCGCCTGGAACGAGCGGCTGGCGTTCCGGGACCTGGAGTGGCGCACCGCCCGGCGTGGACTGGAGATACGCGACGGCCAGTTGACGCTGCGCCCGTGGGTTGATCCCGCGGTGGTGGCCGCCGCCGCCCGGGTGGCCGCCCGCGCCGGCCTGGACGCGTCGGACCGGGCGGCACTGACCGTGGCCGCCGCCCTGCGTTTCGCCGTCGAGGCACTGAACGCCGGGATCCCGCCGCGCCCGCGTGAGGGACAGGCTCCGCTGCCGGGACTCGACGCCGAACCGGCCGGGGAACGCGCCCACCTGGTACGGGTCGCCCACTACCTGCACGCCCCCCTGACCGGCGAGGCACTGGCCGTCGCCACAACGGCCGGATGA
- a CDS encoding helix-turn-helix transcriptional regulator, with product MATDSSFPEASAPRPGEGEDPSAPLDFAARFRRVISVLYPKDLGRPWRDSEIAEGTGLSGTYIGNLRKGTQKPSLENAVKIAKFFGIPLDYFSDSATAQAVERDLRQIEALRDSRVERIAMRAAGLPPEMQDAALTVVEQLRKAVGLADGRPEA from the coding sequence ATGGCCACGGATTCTTCCTTCCCAGAAGCCTCGGCTCCTCGACCTGGCGAAGGCGAGGACCCATCGGCCCCTCTGGACTTCGCGGCTCGCTTCCGGCGCGTGATCTCGGTGCTCTACCCGAAGGATCTGGGCCGTCCCTGGCGCGACTCGGAGATCGCCGAGGGGACCGGTCTGAGCGGCACCTACATCGGCAACCTCCGCAAGGGCACCCAGAAGCCCAGCCTGGAGAACGCCGTGAAGATCGCCAAGTTCTTCGGTATTCCGCTGGACTACTTCAGCGACTCCGCCACCGCTCAGGCGGTCGAGCGTGACCTGCGGCAGATCGAGGCACTGCGGGACAGCCGCGTGGAGCGCATCGCGATGCGGGCGGCCGGCCTGCCGCCCGAGATGCAGGATGCCGCCCTCACCGTGGTGGAACAACTGCGCAAGGCAGTCGGGCTGGCGGACGGCCGACCCGAGGCGTGA
- a CDS encoding MFS transporter, translated as MQDDKTVSVTDASETVDTAADGTGGGPPPLPPARVKAMVLVAMAATFMAMMDSYIVNVAIPSIRSDLGASVSAAEMTVGGYILVYGLFLVTGGRLGDIVGYKRMFLTGLGLFTVASLCCGIAPNPEALIAFRCLQGFAAALFFPQILSIIQTSFEGTRRDRALALFGVTIGLAAITGQLIGGVLVHLDLFGWGWRPIFLVNLPLGLAAVAGAALTMPGVRGTQRPRLDLPGVGLLTLALLLLSFPLAEGRTAGWPVWCFVMMVLSVPCFIAFGWWQRRLSESGGQPLISPPLLRLRAYSSGNALFLAFFACNAGLFFVLAIQLQSGLGYSALKSGLLFAPLGVAFTATSLALPKIMPRLGLHVLTAGYGLNAFGYLLLLLTALAAGDSLSGPMLIPSLVIIGVGQGLGVSPLLGAALTGVPPQEAGSAAGVLETVGQLGMSVGITLVGLLYFSTLGDGGSRHAYTHAFTVTLVLNLVLSLLAVAFVPPLRKAAAAPAGA; from the coding sequence ATGCAGGATGACAAGACCGTCTCCGTCACCGACGCGAGCGAGACGGTGGACACCGCGGCGGACGGCACCGGCGGCGGTCCGCCACCGCTTCCGCCCGCCCGGGTCAAGGCGATGGTCCTGGTCGCGATGGCCGCCACGTTCATGGCGATGATGGACTCCTACATCGTCAACGTCGCCATCCCGTCCATCCGCTCCGACCTCGGCGCCTCGGTCTCCGCCGCCGAGATGACGGTCGGCGGCTACATCCTGGTGTACGGGTTGTTCCTGGTCACCGGTGGCCGGCTCGGCGACATCGTGGGGTACAAGCGGATGTTCCTGACCGGTCTCGGGCTGTTCACCGTCGCCTCGCTGTGCTGCGGAATCGCGCCGAACCCCGAGGCCCTGATCGCGTTCCGCTGCCTCCAGGGCTTCGCGGCGGCGCTGTTCTTCCCGCAGATCCTCTCCATCATCCAGACCTCCTTCGAGGGCACCCGGCGCGACCGGGCCCTCGCCCTGTTCGGCGTCACCATCGGACTGGCCGCGATCACCGGCCAGCTGATCGGCGGTGTCCTGGTCCATCTGGACCTCTTCGGCTGGGGCTGGCGCCCGATCTTCCTGGTCAACCTGCCGCTGGGGCTGGCCGCCGTCGCCGGTGCCGCGCTGACCATGCCCGGGGTCCGCGGTACCCAGCGGCCCCGGCTGGACCTGCCGGGCGTCGGCCTGCTCACGCTGGCCCTGCTGCTGCTGTCCTTTCCGCTGGCGGAGGGCCGTACGGCCGGCTGGCCCGTGTGGTGCTTCGTGATGATGGTGCTGTCCGTGCCGTGCTTCATCGCGTTCGGCTGGTGGCAGCGCCGGCTGTCCGAGAGCGGCGGACAGCCCCTGATCAGCCCGCCGCTGCTGCGGCTGCGTGCCTACAGCTCCGGCAACGCGCTGTTCCTCGCGTTCTTCGCCTGCAACGCCGGGCTGTTCTTCGTGCTCGCCATCCAGTTGCAGAGCGGCCTCGGCTACTCGGCCCTGAAGTCCGGTCTGCTGTTCGCTCCGCTCGGTGTCGCGTTCACGGCCACATCCCTGGCCCTGCCCAAGATCATGCCGCGGCTGGGCCTGCACGTCCTGACCGCCGGGTACGGGCTCAACGCCTTCGGCTATCTGCTCCTGCTGCTCACGGCGCTGGCCGCGGGCGACTCGCTGTCCGGACCGATGCTGATCCCCTCCCTCGTCATCATCGGCGTGGGGCAGGGCCTGGGTGTCAGCCCGTTGCTCGGCGCCGCGCTGACCGGTGTACCGCCGCAGGAGGCCGGCAGCGCGGCGGGCGTGCTGGAGACCGTGGGCCAGCTGGGCATGTCCGTGGGCATCACGCTGGTCGGGCTGCTCTACTTCAGCACCCTCGGCGACGGCGGCTCACGGCACGCCTACACGCACGCCTTCACCGTGACGCTGGTGCTGAACCTGGTGCTGTCCTTGCTCGCCGTGGCGTTCGTCCCCCCGCTGCGCAAGGCCGCGGCAGCTCCGGCCGGCGCCTGA
- a CDS encoding carbohydrate ABC transporter permease: MSSLTSHPPRRKPPSILPWLATPALVVYVAFAVVPLVGVFALSFTTWDGIGAIHPSGLTSWRAVLTDPGLPHAVWVTFLVMAVSWAVQTPLSVLLGTFLAGRQRYRAVLGVVYFVPLLLSSAAIAIAYKALLDPNFGLGAGLGIGALGQDWLGRPGLAFGVVVFVVSWQFIPFHSLIYQGGVQQIPHSLYEAAQLDGAGRIRQFFSVTLPQLKYTIITSSTLMVVGSLTFFDLIFVLTEGGPGDATRVLALDMYKRGFKADLMGPASAIAVILVLVGLALTLLLRRLGGRDAGESQLEGA, encoded by the coding sequence ATGAGCTCACTCACCAGCCATCCACCGCGTCGCAAACCGCCCAGCATCCTGCCGTGGCTGGCCACGCCCGCCCTGGTGGTCTACGTCGCGTTCGCCGTCGTCCCGCTCGTCGGTGTCTTCGCGCTGAGCTTCACCACGTGGGACGGGATCGGCGCCATCCACCCCTCGGGGCTGACCAGCTGGCGTGCGGTGCTCACCGACCCCGGACTGCCGCACGCGGTCTGGGTGACGTTCCTGGTGATGGCCGTGTCCTGGGCGGTTCAGACTCCGCTGAGCGTTCTGCTCGGCACGTTCCTGGCCGGCCGCCAGCGCTACCGCGCGGTGCTGGGCGTGGTGTACTTCGTCCCGCTGCTGCTCAGCTCCGCGGCGATCGCCATCGCGTACAAGGCCCTGCTGGACCCCAACTTCGGGCTCGGTGCCGGGCTGGGGATCGGGGCGCTCGGCCAGGACTGGCTGGGGCGGCCCGGGCTCGCGTTCGGCGTCGTCGTCTTCGTCGTCTCCTGGCAGTTCATCCCGTTCCACTCCCTGATCTACCAGGGTGGTGTCCAGCAGATTCCGCATTCCCTGTACGAGGCCGCGCAGTTGGACGGCGCCGGGCGGATCCGGCAGTTCTTCAGCGTCACGCTGCCCCAGCTGAAATACACGATCATCACCTCGTCCACGCTGATGGTGGTCGGGTCACTGACCTTCTTCGACCTCATCTTCGTCCTGACCGAGGGCGGCCCCGGAGACGCGACCCGGGTCCTCGCGCTGGACATGTACAAACGGGGATTCAAGGCCGACCTGATGGGACCGGCCAGCGCCATCGCGGTCATCCTGGTCCTGGTGGGCCTCGCCCTCACCCTGCTGCTGCGCCGGCTCGGGGGCCGGGACGCCGGTGAGAGCCAACTCGAAGGGGCCTGA
- a CDS encoding oxygenase MpaB family protein, translated as MRVAHGAYARLVLETMPEESRVGLTLGFVRTFGIADIARVLHGTGRMTGDPRGRAKATGVAMFALIGQGLDSAEGRKIVEGLRRVHDRPGITPELMHYVLACFTICPLRFIDRHGHRPVTDAERDAALTFHLSLSKALGLPEPPGGHTTVPLAGVESWMRDYESRHFAPSAEGQALWQSTSRGLLAARLPAPLAPLAPALAASLLDQPLRTALNVRRPPAPVRALVTYALRFRARARAGH; from the coding sequence ATGCGCGTCGCACACGGCGCATACGCACGGCTCGTCCTGGAGACGATGCCGGAGGAGTCCCGCGTCGGGCTCACGCTGGGCTTCGTCCGGACCTTCGGCATTGCGGACATCGCACGGGTGTTGCACGGCACGGGACGGATGACCGGCGACCCGCGAGGCCGCGCCAAGGCGACGGGCGTGGCCATGTTCGCCCTGATCGGGCAGGGCCTTGACAGTGCCGAAGGGCGGAAGATCGTCGAAGGGCTGCGCCGGGTCCACGACCGGCCCGGCATCACGCCCGAGCTGATGCACTACGTCCTGGCCTGTTTCACCATCTGCCCGCTGCGGTTCATCGACCGTCACGGACACCGCCCCGTCACGGACGCGGAACGGGACGCGGCGCTCACGTTCCATCTGAGCCTGTCCAAGGCCCTCGGCCTGCCCGAGCCTCCGGGCGGTCACACCACGGTGCCCCTGGCCGGCGTGGAAAGCTGGATGCGCGACTACGAGAGCCGTCACTTCGCCCCCAGCGCGGAGGGCCAGGCCCTCTGGCAGTCCACCAGCAGGGGCCTGCTGGCGGCCAGACTTCCCGCGCCCCTGGCCCCGCTCGCTCCGGCGCTCGCCGCTTCGCTGCTGGACCAGCCACTCCGCACGGCCCTGAACGTACGCCGCCCGCCCGCGCCGGTCCGCGCCCTGGTGACGTACGCGCTACGGTTCCGGGCGCGCGCCCGCGCCGGGCACTGA
- a CDS encoding LuxR family transcriptional regulator, which translates to MYGRVHEQWVIRERLHRIRRGQSGLILLRGPKGYGKTVLVERISDTARQAGFDVVKGPVAQHKRLLLAASFMAGSTCFQTFSGSAGQDVAAPGPELLDEVLRAELAGPRQAADRPVLIALDDVAWDDPDVLAALRGLPAAPSTRRVVWLLSGAGGPVTHALSQHPDAVGLTLGPLHRRDAQRMAADRLGGSPDASVERLITACGGHPALLGAVLDELVACAGYRVCGGVAGLAPAALPPRVVTTLLCSDPRLSGPTRDLLQAVAAHRLPPRMSELMRLPDGRAVSVLGSVREAMEAGVLLLGGDRLRFRHPLLHQAADLLRHEPPDGGERGLLSPSEQTITRLVAAGLTNRQIASRVNLSPHTVNFHLRKIFRKLGVSSRVELVGTRLHLLHPAFDADLTPPTHESRPAHAG; encoded by the coding sequence ATGTACGGCCGCGTGCATGAACAATGGGTAATACGCGAGCGCTTACACCGAATACGACGCGGGCAGAGCGGCTTGATTCTGCTCCGTGGGCCGAAAGGTTACGGAAAGACCGTTTTAGTCGAGCGAATTTCGGACACCGCGCGACAGGCCGGCTTCGATGTCGTGAAGGGCCCTGTGGCGCAGCATAAGAGGTTGTTGCTGGCGGCTTCCTTCATGGCGGGCTCAACCTGTTTTCAGACATTCTCCGGTTCGGCCGGACAGGATGTCGCCGCGCCCGGGCCCGAGCTCCTGGACGAGGTCCTCCGCGCCGAACTGGCGGGCCCTCGCCAGGCCGCGGACCGGCCCGTGCTCATCGCCCTGGACGATGTCGCCTGGGACGATCCCGACGTCCTGGCCGCCCTGCGCGGCCTGCCCGCCGCACCGTCGACCCGCCGCGTGGTGTGGCTGCTTTCGGGTGCCGGAGGACCGGTCACGCACGCGCTGTCCCAGCATCCGGACGCCGTCGGCCTCACGCTCGGCCCGCTGCACCGCCGTGACGCGCAGCGGATGGCCGCGGACCGGCTCGGCGGATCGCCGGACGCCTCGGTGGAGCGTCTGATCACGGCCTGCGGCGGCCATCCCGCCCTGCTGGGGGCCGTGCTGGACGAGCTGGTCGCCTGTGCCGGCTACCGGGTGTGCGGCGGCGTCGCCGGTCTGGCGCCGGCGGCACTCCCGCCGCGCGTGGTGACCACGCTGCTCTGCTCGGACCCCCGGCTGTCCGGCCCGACCCGGGACCTCCTGCAGGCGGTCGCAGCACACCGGCTACCGCCGCGGATGAGCGAGTTGATGCGCCTGCCTGACGGACGGGCGGTGTCCGTGCTGGGCTCCGTGCGCGAGGCGATGGAGGCCGGCGTGCTGCTCCTCGGCGGAGACCGGCTGCGCTTCCGCCACCCGCTGCTGCACCAGGCCGCCGACCTGCTGCGGCACGAGCCGCCGGACGGCGGGGAGCGCGGTCTGCTGAGCCCCAGCGAGCAGACCATCACGCGGCTCGTCGCGGCTGGCCTGACAAACCGTCAGATAGCCTCCCGGGTCAACCTGTCACCCCACACCGTCAACTTCCATCTCCGGAAGATCTTCCGGAAGCTCGGCGTCTCCTCGCGCGTCGAGCTGGTGGGGACCCGTCTCCACCTGCTCCACCCCGCGTTCGACGCCGACCTCACACCCCCCACCCACGAGAGCAGGCCCGCACATGCAGGATGA
- a CDS encoding LysR family transcriptional regulator, which translates to MDLDLRKLRYFAAVADQLHFGRAADELHIAQPVLSRQIRALEHDLGASLFTRDRHGVALTDAGRQLLTDAGPLLASAHAVRRRVSVAARGSRRLVVGFRAGIPVIPAARAFEARHPDVVVDVQRIEGDDQAPMLLDGRIDVGYVRLPIDEAGLRVTPLYTEPRVAVLPAGHPLAGREEVTEADLAGEPLIWHADPSTQPTRRPHPNAGYLVRGVDETLEHVAAGRGISFLARSAAVFSSHPDVVYVPIPELAPDQVCLAVAASRTSPVVDDFFAAAQATAEITAECGNYEMWQLASGAVAQHG; encoded by the coding sequence ATGGATCTGGACCTGCGCAAGCTGCGATACTTCGCCGCCGTGGCCGACCAGCTGCACTTCGGTCGCGCCGCCGATGAGCTGCATATCGCGCAGCCCGTGCTCAGCCGGCAGATCCGCGCGCTCGAACATGATCTCGGCGCCTCGCTGTTCACCAGGGATCGCCACGGCGTGGCGCTGACCGACGCGGGCCGACAGCTGCTGACCGACGCCGGTCCGCTGCTCGCCTCCGCGCACGCGGTCCGCCGCCGGGTGTCCGTGGCCGCCCGCGGCAGCCGGCGGCTGGTGGTCGGTTTCCGGGCCGGCATCCCGGTCATCCCGGCGGCGCGGGCGTTCGAGGCCCGGCACCCGGACGTGGTCGTGGACGTGCAGCGGATCGAAGGGGACGACCAGGCCCCGATGCTGCTCGACGGCCGCATCGACGTCGGCTATGTGCGGCTGCCCATCGACGAGGCCGGCCTGCGCGTCACCCCGCTGTACACGGAGCCGCGGGTGGCGGTGCTGCCTGCCGGCCACCCGTTGGCCGGCAGGGAGGAGGTCACCGAGGCCGACCTGGCCGGCGAACCGCTTATCTGGCATGCCGACCCGAGCACGCAGCCCACCAGGCGCCCGCACCCCAACGCCGGGTACCTGGTGCGCGGGGTGGACGAGACGCTCGAGCATGTCGCGGCCGGCCGGGGCATCTCGTTCCTGGCCCGTTCGGCGGCCGTGTTCTCCTCACATCCGGATGTCGTCTACGTGCCCATCCCCGAGCTGGCGCCCGACCAGGTGTGCCTCGCGGTGGCGGCATCGCGCACGTCGCCCGTGGTCGATGACTTCTTCGCCGCGGCTCAGGCGACGGCCGAGATCACGGCAGAGTGCGGGAACTATGAAATGTGGCAGCTTGCAAGCGGTGCCGTTGCACAGCACGGTTGA
- a CDS encoding SDR family oxidoreductase, producing MRVFVAGGTGHSGSYIIPELIAAGHEVTGLARSDTAAAAVSALGAKVRRGDLLDLDGLKEAAADSDGVIHVAHRQDLLPSGGIDAVAAAELPIMLAYGEALAGTGKPLVAAGSIGSPGNLGRPATEEDPALPGGDEHKGTLRVRNVVEAAVVGLAERGVRSSVVRIANIAHSTTDRAGFLPTLIALAKEKGFAGYPGDGANLWNAVHVRDVASLFRLALEKGPAGRYWHTVGDGGIPFREVAEAIGSRLGLPAVSVPADVLMVPGYFGFLANIVTQSYPASNLTTRRTLGWEPAQPSLLADLDNGRYFSAG from the coding sequence ATGCGCGTTTTCGTCGCCGGCGGGACCGGCCATTCCGGTTCGTACATCATCCCCGAGCTCATCGCCGCCGGGCACGAGGTCACCGGCCTGGCCCGGTCGGACACGGCCGCGGCTGCGGTGTCCGCGCTCGGCGCGAAGGTGCGTCGCGGCGACCTCCTGGACCTCGACGGGCTCAAGGAAGCGGCCGCGGACTCCGACGGCGTCATCCACGTCGCGCACCGGCAGGACCTGCTTCCGTCCGGCGGGATCGACGCCGTGGCCGCCGCGGAGCTCCCCATCATGCTCGCGTATGGCGAGGCACTCGCGGGAACCGGAAAGCCCCTGGTCGCGGCGGGGAGCATAGGATCGCCCGGGAACCTGGGCCGGCCCGCCACCGAGGAGGACCCGGCCCTTCCCGGCGGCGACGAGCACAAGGGCACCCTGCGGGTTCGCAACGTCGTGGAAGCCGCCGTAGTCGGCCTAGCCGAGCGGGGAGTGCGGTCCTCGGTCGTGCGGATTGCCAACATCGCGCACAGCACGACCGATCGTGCCGGCTTCCTCCCCACTTTGATCGCGCTCGCGAAGGAGAAGGGCTTCGCCGGCTACCCCGGAGACGGCGCGAACCTGTGGAACGCCGTGCACGTCCGCGATGTCGCCTCCTTGTTCCGCCTGGCGCTGGAGAAGGGGCCGGCCGGCAGATACTGGCACACGGTCGGGGACGGAGGCATCCCGTTCCGCGAGGTGGCCGAGGCCATTGGCAGCCGTCTGGGCCTGCCCGCGGTGAGCGTTCCCGCGGACGTCCTGATGGTGCCGGGATACTTCGGGTTCCTCGCGAACATCGTCACGCAGAGCTACCCGGCGTCCAACCTCACCACCCGCCGGACCCTCGGCTGGGAACCCGCTCAGCCCAGCCTGCTCGCCGATCTGGACAACGGCCGTTACTTCTCCGCCGGCTGA
- a CDS encoding NADPH-dependent F420 reductase — translation MSSISIIGTGNMAGALADRALAGGNAVEIIGRDPARAKELAATLGGATAGTPGAAPAGDIVILAVPYAGAAVVVSEYGDALEGKAIVDITNPVTPDFQGLVTPDSSSGAQEIAKEAPAGAHVVKAFNTLFSHVLAAGPAEGRLLDVFIAGDDAQAKTRVSAFIESMGLRPMDTGQLAMARALENVALLQLGLVAHSVKHTDFFLGVSILG, via the coding sequence ATGAGCAGCATCAGCATTATCGGCACCGGGAACATGGCCGGCGCCCTGGCCGACCGGGCGCTGGCCGGCGGCAACGCCGTCGAGATCATCGGCCGCGACCCGGCCAGGGCCAAGGAACTGGCCGCCACGCTCGGCGGTGCCACGGCCGGGACGCCCGGCGCCGCCCCGGCCGGGGACATCGTCATCCTCGCGGTGCCGTACGCCGGCGCGGCGGTGGTGGTGAGCGAGTACGGGGACGCGTTGGAGGGCAAGGCCATCGTCGACATCACCAACCCCGTCACCCCCGATTTCCAGGGCCTTGTCACGCCCGACAGCAGTTCCGGCGCGCAGGAGATAGCCAAGGAAGCCCCCGCCGGCGCGCATGTCGTCAAGGCGTTCAACACCCTTTTCTCCCATGTTCTGGCGGCCGGCCCAGCCGAGGGCCGCCTGTTGGACGTGTTCATCGCCGGCGACGACGCGCAGGCAAAGACACGCGTATCGGCGTTCATCGAGAGCATGGGACTGCGCCCGATGGACACCGGGCAGCTGGCAATGGCGCGGGCGCTGGAGAACGTCGCCCTGTTGCAGCTGGGCCTCGTCGCGCATTCCGTCAAGCACACCGACTTCTTCCTCGGCGTCAGCATTCTCGGCTGA